One window from the genome of Coturnix japonica isolate 7356 chromosome 21, Coturnix japonica 2.1, whole genome shotgun sequence encodes:
- the UTS2 gene encoding urotensin-2 translates to MHKLVFCCLIIISFSCPLSSLPVINASEMSYQLPADEDSRLNLEQLGSSESTSLPQFLQELLGTLVEDNNAGLTSSSYSPRKNIKETFYGNHPRIALLGRLLMKDRKQYKKRGNLSECFWKYCV, encoded by the exons ATGCATAAGCTGGTATTCTGCTGTCTCATTATTATCAGCTTCTCCTgtcctctctcttctctccccgTCATCAACGCCAGCGAGATGTCTTATCAGCTCCCAG CTGATGAAGACTCAAGGCTAAATCTGGAGCAGCTGGGCAGCTCAGAAAGTACCTCCCTGCCTCAGTTCCTGCAGGAGCTCTTGGGCACACTGGTTGAAGACAATAATGCAG GTCTTACCTCCAGCAGCTACAGCCCaaggaaaaatatcaaagaG ACTTTCTATGGAAATCACCCACGAATTGCTTTGCTGGGCCGTTTGCTGATGAAGGACAGGAAGCAGTACAAGAAACGTGGCAAcctttctgaatgcttctggAAATACTGTGTGTAA
- the PARK7 gene encoding protein/nucleic acid deglycase DJ-1, whose product MASKRALVILAKGAEEMETVIPTDVMRRAGIKVTVAGLTGKEPVQCSRDVFICPDASLEDARKEGPYDVVVLPGGNLGAQNLSESAAVKDILKDQESRKGLIAAICAGPTALLAHGIGFGSKVTTHPLAKDKMMNGAHYSYSESRVEKDGNILTSRGPGTSFEFGLAIVEVLMGKEVAEQVKAPLILKD is encoded by the exons ATGGCCTCGAAAAGAGCATTGGTGATTCTGGCAAAAGGGGCAGAGGAAATGGAAACCGTCATCCCCACGGATGTCATGAGACGAGCTGGG ATCAAGGTGACTGTTGCAGGCCTAACTGGGAAGGAACCGGTGCAGTGTAGTCGAGATGTCTTCATTTGTCCTGATGCCAGTTTAGAGGATGCCAGAAAAGAG GGACCTTACGATGTCGTTGTCCTGCCTGGAGGTAACCTTGGAGCTCAGAACTTGTCAGAG TCTGCTGCTGTTAAAGACATTTTGAAGGAtcaggaaagcaggaaaggcCTGATTGCTGCAATATGTGCAG GCCCTACTGCCCTCCTGGCACATGGGATAGGATTTGGAAGCAAAGTCACAACACATCCTTTGGCCAAAGATAAAATGATGAATGGAG CTCACTACTCCTACTCCGAGAGCCGTGTGGAGAAAGATGGGAACATCCTCACCAGCCGTGGCCCTGGTACGAGCTTTGAGTTTGGGTTGGCCATTGTTGAAGTACTGATGGGGAAGGAGGTGGCTGAACAAGTGAAGGCACCCTTAATATTGAAGGACTGA
- the TNFRSF9 gene encoding tumor necrosis factor receptor superfamily member 9, translating to MCPLHCFPPCFPSAIAVRPQPVAARAGPAPRCGASLGARHRSAVPSRCCPAGHSGGRPAARNSPRGFPAAPGADAAGAAVCGRLLVPPPAAARSLGGSAPRTDPMGAAAPLLSAALLLATSTGNNAAPCNGNCPAGTFVSGCGRAPLCQHCPADTFSLAGSRSCDLCRKCEGRFTYLKACSPVSDAVCTCKEGYRCSDSGCSRCDRSCGPGKERTGSGCRACRYGTFNDQPDGSCKNWTVCFENQVLEPGTATKDVLCKHSSINPTLPTTVPRTSPAIPFPMAVPGKDLQLDIIRISLAVAGLLCVAFLLPVCVCLSVWQKKKLHAVFKKTQTTPEQSVQEETCSCRFPEEEQGEDRDCGKSTEFRNLLEN from the exons ATGTGTCCCCTCCATTGTTTCCCCCCATGTTTCCCCTCCGCCATCGCTGTCCGCCCGCAGCCGGTAGCGGCACGtgccggccccgctccccgtTGCGGAGCTTCGCTCGGTGCCCGCCATCGCTCCGCCGTCCCGTCCCGGTGCTGCCCGGCCGGTCACTCCGGGGGTCGCCCCGCAGCCCGTAATTCCCCGCGGGGTttccccgccgcccccggggCTGACGCAGCCGGTGCCGCTGTTTGTGGGCGGCTCTTGGTGCCGCCACCCGCCGCCGCTCGTTCACTCGGTGGCTCCGCGCCGCGCACCGACCCCATGGGAGCGGCCGCTCCGCTGCTGAGCGCGGCGCTGCTCCTGGCGACCAGCACCGGGAACAACGCAGCGCCCTGTAACGGCAACTGCCCCGCGG GTACCTTCGTGTCCGGCTGTGGCCGTGCCCcgctgtgccagcactgccccGCCGACACGTTCAGCCTGGCAGGATCCCGCAGCTGCGACCTGTGCCGAAAGTGCGAAG GAAGATTCACGTACTTAAAGGCGTGTTCACCAGTAAGTGATGCTGTGTGCACGTGCAAGGAGGGATATCGCTGCAGTGACAGCGGCTGCTCCCGCTGTGACAGAAGCTGCGGGCCGGGCAAGGAGAGAACTGGGAGTG GTTGCCGGGCTTGCCGCTATGGAACTTTTAACGATCAGCCTGATGGCTCTTGTAAAAACTGGACAGT GTGTTTTGAAAACCAAGTTCTGGAGCCTGGAACTGCAACTAAAGATGTGCTTTGCAAACACAGTTCAATTAATCCCACTTTACCCACCACTGTACCCAGGACTTCTCCTGCAATTCCATTTCCTATGGCTGTGCCAG GGAAGGATCTCCAGCTGGACATCATCAGAATTTCCCTCGCCGTAGCAGGGCTGTTGTGCGtagcatttctgctgcctgtGTGTGTATGTCTCAGTGTctggcagaaaaagaaactacaCGCTGTCTTCAAGAAAA CACAGACTACGCCTGAACAGTCAGTCCAGGAGGAGACCTGCAGCTGCCGCTTCCCTGAGGAAGAACAAGGCGAGGATCGGGATTGTGGCAAATCCACAGAATTCAGAAATCTTTTGGAGAATTAA